The DNA window CGGGCTCGATCCTCAGGAGGCGGTCCCAGCCGTATGAAGAGTCATCTCGCCTTCAGCCAATCGAGCACCTGGCCCCGGTAGCGCAGCGGCAGCGAGTAGTGGCCCTCGCCTTCTTCCCAGTGCCCCTCCGCGGCGGGCACGCGGGAGGCGAGGCGCTTCGCCACATCGCACGGGAGGTTCTTGTCCGCCAGCCCGTGCCAGAAGGCGACCGGCACCCGGATGTCCTCCGGGGAGAATCCCCATGGCTCCAGGTAGAGTTCGCCCTCGGTGAGGACGGGATCGGTGCCCTTTCGCACGGCTTCCAGATAGCTGCGGGTCACGCTTTCCCAGCAACCTGCGTCGGCGATTGCCTCGCGGTCGGAGGTCGGGATGCTGCGCATCAGCCAGGTCATCGGGGCCCGCTCGGCACCGCGGGAGATCATCCAGCGGCTGGCGGCGATCACGCCGGGCGTCGCCGCGCGGCGCAGGCGTCTCAGGTTTGTGAGGGTGCGGTAGGTCCAGTGCATGTTCGCCCGGTCCGCGGTATCGGCGAGCGGTGGTGCCCCGCAGATCACCGCCGCGGCGATCACCCGGTCCGGCAGTCCAGCCGCCGTGGCCAGCGTGTAGGGTCCACCGCCGGAGATGCCGTAGATCTTGAAGCGCCCGATTCCCAGCGCATCGGCCAGCCCCGCGACGTCCTGCGGCCAGCTTGCAAATCCCCGGCCCGGCAGCGGATCGGATAGGCCCACTCCCGGGCGGTCCGGTGCGATGAGCCGCAGCCCGCGTTCCGCCGCCAGATCATTCAGGAGCTTGCCCTGGTAGCGGCTGCTCGGCCAACCGTGGAAGAAGAACAGCGGCTCGCCCGCCGGGTCGCCATAGTCCGCGTAGCCCAGCATCCGGCCGTCCGGCAGCCGCGCCTGTTCGTCTTCCTTCATTGCCTCATAGAATAAGGGAAAGACCCCGCCGCGCACATCGAAGTTTCCCGTGAAATCATCGCCACTTTCGATTCCCGCCGACCCTCAGCCCGGGGCACAAAAAAAGCCGGGGAACCCCGAAAGGCTCCCCGGCTTGGGAATCTAATGGCGCGTCAGCCGATTACTGGGCACCGCGTGGCTCAGGAGCGCGGAGGACGGGATTGATCTCGTCCCAGACGCTCTTCTCACCTTGGCTCTGGAGGTAGCCGCCGGTCACCGAGATGTAGCGGTTGTCGGTACGGATGGTCTCGGCCTTGGCGCTGCCGTCGATGCGGAGCACGATGGCCTTGTCCTCATACGGCTCGGGGTCGAATTCCCAGTTTGGCTGGGCCTTGTAGAGCGGCGACACCACGACCGGGCGGGACGAGTTGCCGGACGAGCTCAGACCGTCGGTCTGGGAGGCCATGATGTAGCCGAAGCCGACTTCACCCTTGTCGAGAGCCTTGCCGGGCGAGACGTCGTTGTCAGGCTTGCGTGGGCTGTAGGCGGTCTTGCACCAGTAGATCGACTCGGCCTTGCCGGTCGTGGCGATGAGCTGGCGGAAGTAGTCGTTGGCATAGGTGCCGCCGAAGCTCAGGGCAGAGCCGGTGGAGTCCTTCACTTCCTGGGCGGTGTTGTTGTCCGGGAAAGTGCCGTAGTCGCCTTCGAATCCGATCAGTGCGATGTGCACCTGGCGGATGTTCTGGCTGGCTTCCGTCTGGTCAGCCTTCTTGCGCTGCTTCAGGATGACCGGTGCGGAAAGGCCCGCGAGGGCCGCGATGATCACGATCACCACGAGAAGCTCCACCAAGGTGAAGCCGCCGCGTTGACGACGAGTGTTGGTTTTCATTGTGTTACTTTGGTTTTGTCTATGGTGGAGCCCGATAAGGCCCCGTATTTTTTATGAAATCCCCTCACGGAAATACCGCTTGAGGACCGGAACCAAATTAGTTCCGGCGCAAGCCGCTGCAAGGACAAAGAAGGCCCTGTCAAATCATCTTCCAAAAGTCGCCGCCAGCGAGGCCAGCGCGTCGCCGCTCGGGCGGTCCGCCTCGAGGATCGCCTTCTTTTGAAGAGCGACCAATTCGGCGGATCCCTTCGTCGCCAGCTCCAGCATCGCGCTCATCTCGGCACCGGTGAAAACCGCTTCCTCGCCGCTGCCCTGCACCTCGACGAATTCGCCGGTCTCGGTCGTCACGACATTGAAATCCACCGAGGCACCCTTGTCCTCGATGTAGTCCAGATCCAGCACCGGCTGGCCATTCACCACGCCGGCGGAGATGGCGGACACCAGCTTCGTCAGCGGGAAGGTCTTCAGCTTGCCTGCGGACATCAGCTTGTTCAGGGCGATCGCCAGCGCGACGCAGCCGCCGGTGATCGAGGCGGTGCGGGTGCCGCCGTCCGCCTGCAGCACGTCGCAATCGATCCAGATGGTCCGCTGTCCCAGCTTCGAGAGATCCGTCACGGCGCGGAGGGCGCGGCCGATCAGCCGCTGGATCTCCGAGGAGCGTCCGTCCAGCTTGCCGCGCGAGATATCGCGGTCCTTCCGCTCCAGAGTGGAGTAGGGGAGCATGCTGTACTCCGCGGTCAGCCAGCCGCCTTCCACGCGCTGCATCTTCATCCAGCGCGGCACGTCCTCATCGATGGTCGCCGCGCAGATCACGCGGGTGTTTCCAAAGGAAACGAGCACCGAGCCCGCCGCATGCGGGGCCACGTGGGGGATGAAGGAAATCGGGCGCAGTTGATCCGGCTGGCGGCCGTCGTGGCGGGCGGAAGACATGGTGCAGAGTGAAGGAAACCCCCGCATCCATGGCAAGTGGGGATGAACCCCGATCGCCCGCCACGACAATGAATCCGCCGGTCAGGCCCGCAGCAGGTTCCACCCGGTGACCAGTGCCTTCAGGCCGGCCATCTCGATGGAGGGATCGATGCCGCAGCCCCAGAGGATGCGGCCATCGTCATGCTGCACCTGCACGTAGGCGGCGGCGCTGGCGTCCGAGCCGCCGCGGACGGCGTGCGAACGGTAGTCCGTCACCTTGAAGTCCTTCATGCCGGAGGCCTGCATCGCCTGGACGAAGGCATTGATCGGGCCGTTGCCGAGGCCGTGGATCTTCCGCTCCTCGCCGTAGAGGCCGATGGTGGCGGTGCAGGCCACCTGCCCACGCTCCGTGGTGTGGTGGAAGAGCTCGTAGTCCTTCACGGACAGCGGCTGCTCCACATTGGCAAAGAGGCGGTAGAAGGCGTCGCGGATCTCGTCCGCGGTCAGCTCGCGGCCCAGCTCGTCCGCCAGGTCGTAGATGCGCTTGCCCACCTGCGGGTGCATCGTCTTCGGCAGGTCGAGGCCGTGCTCGCGGTCGAGGATGTAGGCGATGCCGCCCTTCCCGGACTGGGAGTTGATGCGGATGATGGCCTCGTAGGAGCGGCCGATGTCCTGCGGGTCGATGGTCAGGTAGGGCACGCCCCACGCGAGATCCGGCGCGGCCTGCACCTCCTTTTCACGGCGGTCGAGGCCCTTCTTGATGGCGTCCTGGTGGGAGCCGGAGAAGGCGGTGAAGACCAGCTCGCCCGCATACGGGTGGCGCTCGCCCACGGTCATGCGCGTCACCTTTTCGTACACCTGGCGCAGCGAGGTCAGGTCGGAGAAGTCCAGCCCGGTCTCGATGCCGTGGCCGTTCATGTTTAGCGCCACATTGATGATGTCCAGGTTGCCGGTGCGCTCGCCATTGCCGAAGAGCGTGCCTTCCACGCGGTCCGCGCCGGCCATCAGGCCCAGCTCGGTGGCGGCGGTGCCGGTGCCGCGGTCATTGTGCGTGTGCAGGGAGACGATCAGCGACTCGCGGTTCTTCAGGTGGCGGCACATCCACTCGATCATGTCGGCGTGGATGTTCGGCGTGGTCCACTGGACGGTGTCCGGCAGATTGACGATCATCTTCTTCTCCGGCGTCGGCTCCCAGACGTCGATGACCGCGTTGCAGATCTCCGCGGCGAAATCCAACTCCGTGTCGGAAAAGGACTCCGGCGAATACTGCAGGATCACCTCGGTCTGGGGGATGGTCGGTGCCAGTTCCTTCACCAGCTTCGCGCCGTCGATGGCGAGCTGCCTGATGTCCTCGCGCGAGGCATCGCTGAAGGTCACGCGGCGCTGCAGCGGCGAGGTGGAGTTGTAGATGTGGACGATGGCCTTCTTCGCCCCGGCGATGGCCTCGAAGGAGCGGCGGATCAGGTGCTCGCGGGTCTGCACCAGGATCTGGATCGTCACGTCCTCCGGGATGCGGTTTTCCTCGATCAGGCGGCGGCAGAAGGTGAATTCCGTATCCGCGGCCGAGGGGAAGCCGATCTCGATCTGCTTGAAGCCCACCCGGCAGAGCACGTCGAAGAACTCGAGCTTCTCCTCCACCGACATCGGCTGCGGGAGGGCCTGGTTGCCATCGCGGAGGTCCACCGAGCACCAGATCGGCGCGGTGGTGATGATCTGGTCCGGCCAGGTGCGGTCCGGCAGTTGGACCGGCGGGAAGGGCCGGTATTTCGAGATCGAGGCGGTTTTCACGGGAAAAAAAGAGAGAATGAGTCTGAAAGGAAAAGGGGCGCCGCAGGAAAAATTGCAGCAGCCAAGGGACGGCGGTAGGAAAAAGGAAATGCTCAGCGGGTGGCCAGTCCTAGAAGGAGCGGCCGCAGCTCAAGAAGCCCGCGGAGATTCGTCGTCACGCCGCGGACGCTGGCGCGGCAGGCCCGGCCTGTCGAGGGGAAAGACGGGACGGCGAGCTTGTCAGCCACCGTATCCTTGGGAATGGTAGGCGGGGTGAGGGGACTGTGCGTTGCGCTGTTGTGGCTGATTGCGGGGTGGCTCCATGCCCAGGAGATGACGGGCCGCTTCGTCGCGCCGCCGCTGCCTGCGGACGGGATTCTCGATGAGGCGCGGATGTTCGTGCGGAATCCGGAGCAGCAGAAGAAGATCGCGACCGTCCTCGCGGCGCTGGAGGAGAAGCACGGCTATCCTTTCTACTTCGTCCTCTATGATTCGCTCTTCGGCCTGAGCGTCGGCGAGCGGGCGCACGCGCTGCGCGAGGCGTGGCTGGGCGACTCCCCCGGACTGGTGCTGGTGCTGGAGACGGACAGCCGGATCTTCCGGTTCAGCCAGACGCCCTACCAGCAGGATGAGGTGCCGGCGGACTTGAAGCTGCCCCTGACCGGGCCGAAGGAGATCGGCCCCACTGATCTCGCGGAAATCGGCACCGCCATTGAGGGCAGCCTGAGCCGGTCCGCCTCGACCGAGGAATATGCCGAGAATCTGGCCATCGGGCTCGCGACGGGGATCTCGAAGGTCTTCGACGCCCGCGCGGCGGTCCCCGAAGGCTCGACGAAAAGCCGCGTGATCCTGCTGGCGGTGGGCTTCGGCGCGGCGGTCGGGCTCGTCGCCCTGCTGGTGGTCGCCGGCCTGAAGCGTGCGGAAGCCCGCTCTCTGGAGCGCTTCGTTTTTCCGAAGGCCACGGTCGGCATCCGGCTCGGTGCGCCCTTCGGCGGGGGGAAGGTCAGCTCCCGGAGCTTCGGGAACCGCGAGGAGGGACGATAGCCCTCGCCCGCTGCGGCAGCTTGGGAAGCTTCGGCAGGTGGTGCGGCATGATCGCCGAGAAAAGGTGGACGATCGGGAAGGCGAGCAGCGCCGCGATGATGCCCGAGAGCAGCACGCCGACCATGAAGGTGGCCGCATTCACCACCCCGAGGTGCGGGATGTGGAAGGTCCCGGCGAATTCCGGCGGCGCGAGGCTGAAGAGATCCTGCACCTGATTGCCCAGCCAGAGCTGGGCGACCCAGATCGGGACATTCGTCACGGGATTGGAAAGCCAGGTGACCGCCACGGCGAAGGGGATGTTTCCCTTCATCCGCATCGCAGCAATGGCCGCGAAGAGCGACTGGGGGATCAACGGGATGACCCCGAAGAAGAGCCCTATCGCCAAGCCGATGGCCACCGTGTCGCGGCAGGGCTTCCACAGGCGACGTTCGAAGATCGGCTGCGTCAACTTCCGCCACCAGACGCGGTGGCGCAGCTTGGGGTGGCGCAGAGCCCGATAGGCGCGCCTGACCAGCCAGAGATACTTTTGCTTCATACCGCGGTGGATCGCGCCCGATCCATCCGCCGGGCTGCCGGACTTTCCCTCCACCTCGACGATCAGGCAACCGTAAATCCCTTGCCGGGGCGGATCTTGGCCTACAAGGTCCGCGCCACTCCCTCATGAACTGGTGGCAAGCTCTCATCCTCGGCATCATCGAGGGACTCACTGAATACCTCCCCGTCAGCTCCACCGGCCACCTCATCGTGGCACAGCGGATGATGGGCATCGGCATTGATGCGGACCCTTTTCAGGCCGCCCTTGAGAACGAAGCGGCCAATTGCTTCGCGATCTGCGTGCAAGGCGGCGCGATCCTGGCCGTGGCGGGTCTCTACTGGCCGCGCGTGCGCCAGATGATCCTCGGGCTCTTCGGGAAGGACAAGGAGGGCCTGAAGCTGGTCCTCGCACTGATCTGCGCTTTCATGCCCGCCGCTGTGATCGGCCTGCTCGCCAATGACTGGATCGAGGCGAAACTGTTTCATTTCAAGTGGGTCGCCATCGCCTGGTTCGTCGGCGGCCTGGGCATCCTCGGCGTGGCCCGCTGGATGAAGAAGGGCGGTGGATCCAAGGGCGTGGAACTCGCCGAGATCACCATAAAGATGGCGCTGGTCATCGGATTCGCCCAGTGCATCGCCATGTGGCCGGGCACCTCCCGCAGCCTGATGACCATCATCGGGGCGCTTTTCATCGGCTTGCGCCTCAGTGCGGCGGTGGAGTTTTCCTTCCTGCTCGGTCTCCTGACCCTCGGAGCCGCCACGGCGAAGAAGGCTGTCTGGGGTGTCGATCTCGCCGAGAAGTGGCAGCACCTGCCCGGCTACGAGACCCAAGTGGCCCTCCACGCGGTTGCGGAAAAATACGACCAGAAGCTCGGTGGTGCCCAGCTCATGTGGGACACGTATGGCCTCGTCCCCCTCGCGGTCGGCGTCATCGCCGCGACGATTTCCGCCGCCATCGCGGTGAAGTGGATGGTTTCCTACCTGAACCGCAAGGGGTTGGGAGTCTTCGGCTGGTATCGCATCGCCATCGCCGCCATCGCCGCAGTGCTGATCGGCACGAATACCCTCGGCCTCGGAGCGGGCTGAGCCGCTCCTTCCGGGAGTTGCCCGGTAGGGATCGAATTTCTCTTGCCCGGGGCAGCTTGCGAGCGTGCACTGGCGGGGTGAGCGGAGCGTCACGGAAATCCCTTCTGATCCTGCTGGCCCTGCTCGTGGCCTTGCTGGCCCCTGTCCACGGCCAGCAGCGCACCGCGCGCGTGCCGCTGGCGGATGGCTTTGACTACCCGGTGGGCAAGCCGGATGCGACCGGCTACTACACGGCGCGCGGCTTGCGCCTGCGCCCGCCGGTTCACTTCGGCGAGGACTGGAATGGCCGCGGCGGTGGCGACACCGATTTGGGCGACCCGGTTTACAGCATCGGCGACGGCGTCGTCACCTGGGCCTACGATGTCCGCCAGGGCTGGGGAAATGTCGTGATCATCCGCTACGCCTACCGCGACCCTGCGTCCGGCCAAGTGCGGTTCATCGATGCCCTCTACGGCCACCTGCGGGAAATGATGGTGAAGGTCGGCCAGATCGTGAAGCGCGGCCAGCAGGTCGGCACCATCGGGAACAACCGCGGCATGTACGCCGCGCACCTTCACTTCGAGATCCGCCACAATCTCAGCATCGGCATGCACCGCGAGAGCGTGGCGCGCGACATGACGAACTGGGCGGATCCCACCCAGTTCATCAAGAAGTACCGCCGCCTGAACCGCGACTGGGGCAAGGCCGCCATGCCGCTCGGCACGTACAAGGAATATCAGGGCTTCAAGGGCATCTGACGCGGACATGGCACGACGCCGACCGATGAATCCCTGGCAGTTCGCGGTGCTGCTGGTCTTGGCCGTGGTCGTCACGCTCCTGAAGGAGTGGAAGGAGCCCACCGTCGCTTCCGGGCAGAAAGACCGCCCGAAGACCTCGACCTACGAGGTCATCACCGGCTGCCTCTGGCAGGATCACAAGAGCAACGACGGCGACAGCTTCCACGTCCGCCTGCCGGATGGCCGGGTCGAGCAGGTCCGCCTCTACTACGTGGATGCCCCGGAAAGCCAGCGCCGCACTTACCGCGGCGGCAAGTCGAACCATGAGCGCATCCACCAGCAGGCGCAGGCGCTCGGCCTGACCGATGACCAAGCCGTGGAGATCGGCCAGCGTGCCAAGGCCCGCGTCCACGAGCTTCTCGCCGGCAAGCCCTTCACCCTGCACACCCGCTGGGACGATCCCTTCAACGACCGCCGCTACCATGCCTTCGTCACGCCGGAAGGCGGCGGCCCGTTCCTGGAGGAAACGCTGGTCCGCGAAGGCCTCGTCCGCATTCACACGAGGGGTGCCGAGATGCCCGACGGCACGCCGGTGAAAGCCCGCCTCAAGCGACTGCGTGAGCTGGAGAAAGAGGCGAAGCAGGCCGGGCGCGGTGCCTGGGGGCGCTTCTGAGCGGCGCTCCTATCGAGTGTCCATGGCCCGCCATTCTTCGAGGATGGGGACGTCGGCCTCCGCCCAATCGAGCTCGCCGAGTTCGTCCGGGCCGCACCAGCGGATCTCCGAGTGCTCGTGCGGATGGGGTTGGCCGGAAAGGATGCGGCACAGGAAAGGATGCAGGCGGATGGGGCCGCGGCCGTAGTCCCACACCACGGGCGTGAGGGCGGTGGCGGTCTCCACGCGGATGCCCAGCTCTTCCTCCAGCTCGCGGACCAGTGCGTCAGAGGGGCTTTCGCCGGGCTCGACCTTGCCGCCGGGGAATTCCCACTTGCCGCCGAGGTGCTTGCCCTCCGGGCGCTTGCAGGCCAGCAGGCGGCCCGTGCCATCGAGGATCAGGCCTGCGACGACCTCGATCATCGGCCGTCGGCGAGGCGCTCGGCCAGCATGGAAGGCAGGCCGGCATCGATGATCTTCCGCTGGGTGGTCGCGAGGTCGTACTCCACCCGGCGGAATACGACCAGCTTGTGCTCCAGATCGTAGATCGCGTAGCAGGCGCGCCAGTCGCCGTCGCGGGGCTGGCCCACGGAGCCGGCATTGATGAAATATTTCGAGCCGTCCTCGATCACCACGGAATCCGCGGCCACCTCGGTCACCTTGTCCGTCTTCACATACACCCGCGGGACGTGGGTGTGGCCGTGGAAGCAGACCTGAGTGAACTGGTACGAGAAGTTCGACATCGCGTCGAAGCGGTTCGTCACGTAGTTCCAGTGCGCAGGCTGGTCCAAGGTGCTGTGGACCACGGTGAAGTCCTCCACCTGGCGGACCATGCGGAGGCGGCGCAGCCAGGTGCGCTGCTCGTCGGTGAGCTGTTCGCGGGTCCACTCCAGCGCGGCCGCGGCCACCGGGTTCATGGATTCCAGCGAGTGGGTGCCGGAGGCATCCTCGTCGTGGTTCCCCTTCACCACCGGGCAGTCCATGGCGCGGACTTTTTCCAGGCAGGCGGCGGGGTCTGCATTGTAGCCGACCACGTCGCCGAGGCAGACGTAGTCGGTGCATCCTTGCTCGGCGGCATCGGCCAGCGCAGCCTCGAGGGCTTCGAGGTTGGCATGAATGTCACCAAAGAGAGCGATTCGCATGGGAGACTAGCGGCGGGAGAGGCTTTAGGTGACGGCTCCGTCGGCTGTCGAGTCAAACCCGGTTCAGTGGCCAAGAGTGAGGCGCTGCCGGGCCACTTCCTTCAAACGGATGTAGCTCTTCGGGTCTTCCGGAGAAATGCCCCTGCGGCCTTCCAGGATGCGGATTCCCGTCTCCACGCCCCGCTCGGGCATGCGGTCGACCACGTTGTTCACGTAGTAGTCGCCCAGAATCCGCAGCGCCCTTTCCTCGCTGCCGAAGATGGACAGCGCCAGCGCCGCGGGGTCTTCCGGTTCGTTGGTCTGGTATTCCAGCGTGTAGCACAGCGCCAGCAGGGTTGGCACCCGGTTTTCCTGATGCACCAGCAGGGACCTCACGGCGGCGAGCATCTCGGCGGGATCCTTGCCCGCCCGGGCCTCGGCGAAGAATCGCTGGCGGTGGACGTATGGCGGGGCCTTCCCCGTCGCGACCGCCTTCCGCAGCGCCTCGACCGCGGCCTGATCGTCAGGAAACCGGCGGCCGTCCGTCAAAAGCACGGCATACAGCATCGGCAACTGCCAGTCGCCGGGGTTGTTCGCGATGCCGCGGATGTAGAATTGCCTGCCCTTTTCCACCCACCGGCGCTCCTCGGCCTGCTTGCGGAGCGGCGGCAGATCGGACTCCAGACGATACCACGCGGCGGCATTGTAGGCCATGTGCCAGGCCCCCATGTCCCAGTAGTAGGTGCCCTGGGGCGAGAGCTCCACGGCGGTATTCATCCAGCCTTCCAGATCGGTCCACTCGCATTTGTTGAAGTGGCCGGTCGCCTGGAGCTGGGCAAAGGTCGCCACCAGCGTCCGCAGGCCGGACAGGGCGATTGCCCAGCTATTCTGACCGATTTTCTCACGGGTCGCGATCTCCAGCGGCGGGGAAAGCAGCCCCTGCTGCCGGAAGTCCGCCGTCACCGCCTGCTCCAGCGGCAGGCGCAGCAGTCCCCCGGCGAGGAAGACGGCGGCGGCGATGAGCGGTCGGCGGGATTTCATCTCAGAACTCCTTCTTGGAAAAGACCAGCCAGGACACGAAGAGGTGCATCACGAGGTAGAAGCCCGTCACCCCGCACAGCGTGGCCACCGTCCCGGGCGGGACCTCCATCCCGGAGATGATCTTGTCGATGACGTTGTAGAGCGACATGTCCGGGAAGATGGTCGCCACGGCCAGTCCGGCGAGGCGCTCCATGGCGCTCACCCCCGCGGAGTCGAAGTAAACCTCGCGCGCCGTGGCCTGGAAGTTCCCGATGAAATAGACGATGAAGCCGGTGACCGTCGTGAAGAGCGTGCTGCTGGAGAGGATGGAGAGCAGCAGGGCGGCGGAGGCGATCACCACCGCGCGGAGGAATACCGCGAGCACCGCGACCTGCAGGTCCCAGCCCGGTCCCAGCTTGGCCGTCTCTTCCTTCATAGCCGCGATCTGGTCGGGCGGCCAGCCGATGCGGAGGGCCGAGGCGGTCTGCGCCTCCAGTACCATGTTCGTGCGGATCGTCAGCACCCCCATCATGAGCAAGTCCATGAGCAGCAGCGAGGTGAAGATGAGCAGCACGAGCCCGCCCAGCTTTCCCACCAGGTAGTCCAGCCGCGGTACCGGCTTGGCCAGGATGGTGTAGAGCGTGCGGTCCTCCACGTCCTTCGGGATCAGCAGCGCCGTCGCCACGATCCCGATGACCACGGAGAACATCGTCATGGTCCCGAGGGACAGGTTCCGGATCGAGCGCAGCACTTCCATGCCTTCGAGATTCGGGCGGTCGATGTGCTGGATGTTGAAGAGATTGCTCGCCAGCAGGATGACGGCGAAGATCCCGAGGAAGTAGAAGACCTTCATCCGCACGAGCTGGGTGAAGGTGTGCATCGCGATCACGCCGATGCGGCGTGGATTGAGCGGGCGGTTGGGCGCGGGGCGGTGCATCGGGTCGGGTCAGCGGTCGTCGCGGCGGTTCACGGTTTCTTCCAGGAAAAGGCGCTCCAGAGTGGTCTTTGGCCGGCCGGCGCGCAGCAGCTCCGCTTTGCCGTCGGCCTGGATCTCCGTGGTCAGCCGGGCCAGCAGCTCGGGCGAGGCGTCGCGCAGCACGATCTCCGTCTGGTCGCCGATGGCCAGCAGGTCGTCGATGCGGCCTTCCTTCACCATCTTGCCGCGATGGATGATGCCCACGCGATCGCACACCTCCTGCACCTGCTCCAGCAGGTGAGAGCAGAGGAAGACGGTGATGCCGCGCTTCTTCAGGTCGAAGATGAGGTCGCGGATCTCGCGGGAGCCGACCGGATCGACCCCGGCGGTGGGCTCGTCCAGGATGACCAGCCGCGGCTCCTGGACCAGTGCCTGGGCCAGGCCGATGCGCTGGAGCATGCCCTTCGAGTAGCCGCCGAGCCGCCGGTCGCCCGCGCCCTCGAGGTCCACCAGGTGGAGCAGTTCCTTCACCCGGGCCTCCAGCTTCGCGCCGCGCAGGCCGCAGAGCTTCCCGTAAAAGCGCAGCGTCTCGGTGCCGCTCAGGTGCTTGTAGAAGTAGGGATTCTCCGGCAGGAAGCCGACATCCTGGCGCGAGTCGACCTTCATCGAGTCGTTGCCAAAGATCCGGCACACCCCGGAGTCCGGCTGCACCAGGCCCAGCAGCGCCTTCATGGTGGTGGATTTCCCGGAGCCATTCGGCCCGATGAGCCCGTAGACCTCGCCTGGGGCGATGGTCAGCGACACGTGGTCCACCGCGCGCAGCGGTTCCTTGCGGCCCGCCGGGCGGAAGTCCTTTACCAGATCGGTGATCTCTACGGCAGTTTCCATCGGCGCGCTGAGGATGCTAGAGGGAGAGCGGCGTCGGCAACGTGTTTCGCCCGTCAATCTGGCCGGGATGACTCAAGCGAGTCCTTGTCAAAGTTACGTCTTGGTGCAATTTCGCGACTACCCCATGAAACGAGCACTTCAATTCTGCGGCGCGGCTCTGCTCGCGCTCTTCACGACCTCCTGTTTCGAGCAGGAATCCACCGTCAGCCTGAACAAGGACGGCAGCGGCACCATCACCCAGACCATCCTGATCAGCGCCGAGATGGTGGAAATGGCCGCCCAGAGCGGTCAGGACCCCACCAAGGACATGGTGGACAAGAAGAAGGCCGAGGAGCAGGCCGCCAAGATGGGCGAGGGCGTCACGGTCGAGAAGGTCGAGGCGCTTGAGAAGGGCGGCAAGAAGGGTGCCATCGTCGTT is part of the Luteolibacter flavescens genome and encodes:
- a CDS encoding alpha/beta fold hydrolase, with amino-acid sequence MKEDEQARLPDGRMLGYADYGDPAGEPLFFFHGWPSSRYQGKLLNDLAAERGLRLIAPDRPGVGLSDPLPGRGFASWPQDVAGLADALGIGRFKIYGISGGGPYTLATAAGLPDRVIAAAVICGAPPLADTADRANMHWTYRTLTNLRRLRRAATPGVIAASRWMISRGAERAPMTWLMRSIPTSDREAIADAGCWESVTRSYLEAVRKGTDPVLTEGELYLEPWGFSPEDIRVPVAFWHGLADKNLPCDVAKRLASRVPAAEGHWEEGEGHYSLPLRYRGQVLDWLKAR
- a CDS encoding murein hydrolase activator EnvC family protein, with product MSGASRKSLLILLALLVALLAPVHGQQRTARVPLADGFDYPVGKPDATGYYTARGLRLRPPVHFGEDWNGRGGGDTDLGDPVYSIGDGVVTWAYDVRQGWGNVVIIRYAYRDPASGQVRFIDALYGHLREMMVKVGQIVKRGQQVGTIGNNRGMYAAHLHFEIRHNLSIGMHRESVARDMTNWADPTQFIKKYRRLNRDWGKAAMPLGTYKEYQGFKGI
- the rph gene encoding ribonuclease PH; the encoded protein is MSSARHDGRQPDQLRPISFIPHVAPHAAGSVLVSFGNTRVICAATIDEDVPRWMKMQRVEGGWLTAEYSMLPYSTLERKDRDISRGKLDGRSSEIQRLIGRALRAVTDLSKLGQRTIWIDCDVLQADGGTRTASITGGCVALAIALNKLMSAGKLKTFPLTKLVSAISAGVVNGQPVLDLDYIEDKGASVDFNVVTTETGEFVEVQGSGEEAVFTGAEMSAMLELATKGSAELVALQKKAILEADRPSGDALASLAATFGR
- a CDS encoding thermonuclease family protein, which codes for MARRRPMNPWQFAVLLVLAVVVTLLKEWKEPTVASGQKDRPKTSTYEVITGCLWQDHKSNDGDSFHVRLPDGRVEQVRLYYVDAPESQRRTYRGGKSNHERIHQQAQALGLTDDQAVEIGQRAKARVHELLAGKPFTLHTRWDDPFNDRRYHAFVTPEGGGPFLEETLVREGLVRIHTRGAEMPDGTPVKARLKRLRELEKEAKQAGRGAWGRF
- a CDS encoding TPM domain-containing protein, with the protein product MTGRFVAPPLPADGILDEARMFVRNPEQQKKIATVLAALEEKHGYPFYFVLYDSLFGLSVGERAHALREAWLGDSPGLVLVLETDSRIFRFSQTPYQQDEVPADLKLPLTGPKEIGPTDLAEIGTAIEGSLSRSASTEEYAENLAIGLATGISKVFDARAAVPEGSTKSRVILLAVGFGAAVGLVALLVVAGLKRAEARSLERFVFPKATVGIRLGAPFGGGKVSSRSFGNREEGR
- the leuA gene encoding 2-isopropylmalate synthase, producing the protein MKTASISKYRPFPPVQLPDRTWPDQIITTAPIWCSVDLRDGNQALPQPMSVEEKLEFFDVLCRVGFKQIEIGFPSAADTEFTFCRRLIEENRIPEDVTIQILVQTREHLIRRSFEAIAGAKKAIVHIYNSTSPLQRRVTFSDASREDIRQLAIDGAKLVKELAPTIPQTEVILQYSPESFSDTELDFAAEICNAVIDVWEPTPEKKMIVNLPDTVQWTTPNIHADMIEWMCRHLKNRESLIVSLHTHNDRGTGTAATELGLMAGADRVEGTLFGNGERTGNLDIINVALNMNGHGIETGLDFSDLTSLRQVYEKVTRMTVGERHPYAGELVFTAFSGSHQDAIKKGLDRREKEVQAAPDLAWGVPYLTIDPQDIGRSYEAIIRINSQSGKGGIAYILDREHGLDLPKTMHPQVGKRIYDLADELGRELTADEIRDAFYRLFANVEQPLSVKDYELFHHTTERGQVACTATIGLYGEERKIHGLGNGPINAFVQAMQASGMKDFKVTDYRSHAVRGGSDASAAAYVQVQHDDGRILWGCGIDPSIEMAGLKALVTGWNLLRA
- a CDS encoding undecaprenyl-diphosphate phosphatase, encoding MNWWQALILGIIEGLTEYLPVSSTGHLIVAQRMMGIGIDADPFQAALENEAANCFAICVQGGAILAVAGLYWPRVRQMILGLFGKDKEGLKLVLALICAFMPAAVIGLLANDWIEAKLFHFKWVAIAWFVGGLGILGVARWMKKGGGSKGVELAEITIKMALVIGFAQCIAMWPGTSRSLMTIIGALFIGLRLSAAVEFSFLLGLLTLGAATAKKAVWGVDLAEKWQHLPGYETQVALHAVAEKYDQKLGGAQLMWDTYGLVPLAVGVIAATISAAIAVKWMVSYLNRKGLGVFGWYRIAIAAIAAVLIGTNTLGLGAG
- a CDS encoding DUF2062 domain-containing protein — protein: MEGKSGSPADGSGAIHRGMKQKYLWLVRRAYRALRHPKLRHRVWWRKLTQPIFERRLWKPCRDTVAIGLAIGLFFGVIPLIPQSLFAAIAAMRMKGNIPFAVAVTWLSNPVTNVPIWVAQLWLGNQVQDLFSLAPPEFAGTFHIPHLGVVNAATFMVGVLLSGIIAALLAFPIVHLFSAIMPHHLPKLPKLPQRARAIVPPRGSRSSGS
- a CDS encoding type II secretion system protein, with translation MKTNTRRQRGGFTLVELLVVIVIIAALAGLSAPVILKQRKKADQTEASQNIRQVHIALIGFEGDYGTFPDNNTAQEVKDSTGSALSFGGTYANDYFRQLIATTGKAESIYWCKTAYSPRKPDNDVSPGKALDKGEVGFGYIMASQTDGLSSSGNSSRPVVVSPLYKAQPNWEFDPEPYEDKAIVLRIDGSAKAETIRTDNRYISVTGGYLQSQGEKSVWDEINPVLRAPEPRGAQ